TATCGTGCACGCGTACGTTTCCTTGATACGCCGCCCGACGCCACCACCTCTGACGCGTTGGCGCATAGCTGTATGACCATCGCCGATACCGTGGCGATCAGCGCGATCACGGTGTTTACTGCTTCCGGATCAACCGCGCGGCGCGTGGCGCGCGAACGACCGGATACGCCGATGTTGGTTCTGACCCCGTCAATGAAGACAGCGCGGCGCGTTGCTTTGCTATGGGGTGCGCATGCCGTGGCAACCAAGGACATCGGCAGCTTTGAAGAGATGATCGCCAAGGGTAAGCGGATGGCGCTGCGTCATGGCTTCGGCAAGGCAGGCAGCAAGCTGATCGCGCTGGCTGGTGTGCCTTTCGGAACGCCTGGCGCGACAAACCTTCTGCATGTCGTGACGCTGACCGGAGATGAGCTCGACAATCACAGGGGTTAGGCGGGCGGACTGTCTGCTAACGACCCAGTTGCAGACATTGCACACCGACGGGCCTATTCGCCGTTGCGATAGCGCCATTCACCATCAGACCTAAGGTAGCTGATGATAATAACGGCCGCAGTCAGCTGGATCGCCGCAATTACGAAAGCCAAGGTCGGAAGTAGCGATCCGGATAAGATCATGGCAGCCACGTATAGACCTAATACTAACCATCCCTCCCAAGCGATGGGGAAACCTACCCCGTATCCATATCGCTTCACAGGGAACCATGGTTTTTTGCCTTGGGTTGGCATGACATCTCCTAGACGGCAGAATAGTATGTTGGTCGCGAACCATATAGTCAAAATCTGCTTTCGAGCCGGTTGCGGACGTTTCCGGTGTAGCCGCCCATTTTGACACCAGCGAGATCTTATGTGAGTAGTGCCACTTAGGGTCGTGGAGTTTGAGGGAGCGTCCATTGTTCCGTCCACTTATTTGTATCTTTGCACTCAGTGTAACTTCCGCCCTGTACGCGGAAGATTTACCCCCAATAGAAACACAAACAGCATCAATTGTTGAAGCGATTAAACAAGGTCAGTTTGACTCTCGATTTTCCGACGAAGTCGAACTTAGTTCCTCGCAAATTGCCGAGATTTCGAAACTTGTAGGATGCACCCCCCAAAGAAAGTCACCGCAAGGCCTCTGGTTGATGGAATTTAGTTGGCATTGTGGAGAAGACACTTCCTATTCAGGCTATTCCATCGCGACCTCGTGGCTATTCAATCAGAAGTCAGAGCTGGTTGGTTTTGCTATTAACCCGACTTTGGAAGACCTTCGGCCATCATCCAAGGCTACCGAAGGCAAGAGCCAAGAACCTAAATCAAAGTTTGCAAATCGCTTTGCGGAAGCAGTCGCGAAAGGCGACGACTACACGCTTTCCGGATACCTGATTTTTTCACAGTACGAGAACGAGCGTCTGGCAAGACTGGAAGGAAGCGAATACTCGGTTAGCATCGGTGGCTCAAACGGAGCTCGAAGCATCAAATTCTGGGACGCTGACAACATATTGCATCAAGCGAGGATGCATTTTGATGACGAGGGACGAGCCATAGGGCTGACTTTCAAACCAGGCCCGGAGAAAGATTACGCAGGGCGGCGTGCAGCTTCTGCTCGTCGCGATTCGCACTCCCAAATTGAAACACGTGAGCGCTTGAATCGCAATAGAGAGTCGGAACGGCGATACAATAGACCGCGCTCCAGCAGACCCAGATCTAGCGAAATGCCACGCAAATATTGCCCTCCCAACTGTTGATTTTCACGTTCGAAATAGAACTGGCATTCGCCAAAATCGAGTTTCTCTAAATTACAAACGAACCCGATTGTTTAGTGTCTACTCTCCACTTCATAATCAGGGATTAGCCAGTTCTTCGGATCACCTCTGCCAATGTCGAGAGATACTCTAGAGAATGATCGGTCATCGGTTCAAGATCTCTGCGAGCATCATCACCAACGGACCAATGCCCGTCGGAATTCCTGACCACCCAGCCTTTCGCTTGCAATCGCGAGATTTTGCGGCGCACAGTTTCGCGCGGGATGCCGGTGATTTGAGCAATGGAATGCGTGTTCAAAGGGGTCGTAAGCTCTCGCCGGGCTTCGCCGGCAAGGAACTGCTTATAGGTAATGTCAGTCGGCATCTTGTGTCTCGGCAAGACAGCCGAGCCAACCACCGCCAGTATCAGCACCGAATCCAGATCACCGTCAAATGCTGCACGCAAGCTCGATAGAAGACGGATGAAACCATCCACATGGACAGGCCAAATCTTTCCGAAGTTTTCTGCAGCGAATTTCATAAAAGATTGCCCCCATCATGTGAGAGAAAAGTTACTGCCCATTTTGGGCATCCACAACCTTTACACGAGTGTTATTAACGCGAAACCTGAAAGAAAACAGAATCTACCCGGTCGCGATGCTGGAGATGTTTTGGTGACTTCCACACGCTGCGAAATGATGTCCACGCCCTCTTCATGCCTTGGAAAGCCGGGCAGATTGAGATGTCTTCTTGTGAGTTCGGCCGCGATGGCCTTGATGTGCTCCGGAACAGCTATTGCCCAAGATGCTTCGCCTGAGCAGCAAGCCGGGCCAGAAGAAGTCGAATTTCGCTTCACTCTTGAGGGCGGAATCAATGCAGTAGCTGAAGAAAACCTGTTCTGGAATCTGGCGGAAACTTTCGCACCGACTGCCGACTTCAACTCGGACACGCAATGGATTGAAGCCTACATGAAACCAGGCGTTGAAATGACATCCTACATTTCTGAAGGTACGCGAGTTTACGGTGGTGCTTCTTTCGTAGCATCGATGACGACAGGCCAGGACGGCTTAGGGCAAGGGGACACGGGCCGGGTAACAATCGAAGAGGCCTTTCTAGGAGTAAAGACCGGGTCGAAAGAAACCGGCGAGTTGGATATTTCTATTGGGGCGCAGGAACTCAAACTCGGCACAGGAATGCAGATCGCCAACGGCGCCTCGAACGGGTTCGAGCGTGGAGCAGTCAAATTGGGTCCAAGAAAGGCATGGGAACAAACGGCCATCGCCAAGTTGACCATTGACCGGCTAACCGCGCGCGCCTTTTTCATCGACCCGAACGAGTTGAGCTCAAATAATACCAAGACGGAGATGGCCGGCGGCGATATTCGCTTCGATTGGGACCAGAACTTCGCCGGCTTGTCATATGTGAATGTCCTGCAATCGGGTGCGCCGTACCCGCAGGCCGGGGCCGGTGGTTTGGGGCCACCCGTCTTTCTTGATGGGGGGCGTGATGGACTGAATTCGCTTTCATTTTACGGCCGGGTGCACCCGCTCAAAGAGGCTATGCCCGGTTTCTATGTCGCGCTGGATGGTGCCCATCAGTGGAATAGCAGGATTGATCTGGACGCTTGGGCCGGACGGGTGCAGGTTGGTCACGTATGGAACAACAAGCCCTGGCGCCCCGAAGTTTTCTACACCTATCAAACCTTCTCAGGCGATGACCCGAACACTCCGGAGTTGGAACGTTTTGACCCATTGAATTACGAAGGCTCACCGGCAAGCTGGGCTACCGGCTCGAAATCGGCACTCGTTTTCATCAATTCCAATGTCCAGTCGCATCAGCTGACCTTTAAGCTGATGCCTAGCCGGCAGGATTTTGTCACACTCAGGACTGCGCATATCCGAGTGAACGAGCTGCGCAGCCCCATTCAGTTCGGACAGGCAACGAGACTTGATCTCACCGAAGATCTGGGCAGCGTTGTGGCTGGCGTTACCGATCCGCACCTCTCAGACGATGTGTTCCTTGAGTATACACGGGTGCTTACGCCCAACATTTTTCTGACCGGTGGCTTCAGTGTTTCGTTTCCCGGAGACGGGATCAAGAATGCTGTCGGCGGATCTGCACCGGCTTGGACCGGCGGGTTCGTCAATATCGTAGTAAATTACTAAGCTTCTCCTCGGCCCATCTGGCGGCCTGGTGAACGCTTCGAGAACACAACGTAGAGGGAAAGGATGACTGGCATGGTTCAACTTTTTAGACGTGGGATTATCGCAGCCGGGATCACCATGAGTTTGGTCGCTGTTTCGCCAGCTGCATCGCAGAGTTCGGAAGGCGAGGCGCAAATCAGCCAGGAAGAGCAGGTCGACAATGGCCTCAAGAATTTCGGATATATCGCCGGGCTTTCTCGCGGCTGCGTTGCCGAAGATCAGCAAATGGCGTTCGAGCGCGACGTAATGGAAATGAATGCAGCAATCACCCGTCTGCTGGGGGTCGATCGCGCCTTCTTGTTCTCTGCTGCGTTTGGCTACGGCACCAGTGTGGCAGTTGAGGTGGAAAACTGCGCAGAAATTCTGAAGCAGTATGAATCGCGCTCCAACAAGTTTCGCAGTGCTGTGGAAGGGAGCTGACCGATGTACAGCAAAATCCTAGCCGTACTCGCAGCAACAGTCGTCTTTACGGCAATCCCGACCGAAGTGCAGGCCCAAAGCTGGGAAGTGCGTCGCGAGATTCGCGAAGGAAATCGTGAAGTGGCGCGCGAAAGGCGTGAAGCGGCAAGAGAAATTCTTAGCTGCAAGACCAGAAAGTGTGCCGAGCGCGAATATCGTGAAGCCAATCGCGAAGTCGCCCGGGAACGCAGAGAAGCTAGGCGTGAGGTCATGCGCGAGATACGCGAAGACTATTATGATCGCTTCTATCGCGGCAACGGCCGTTGGTGGCGCGATGGACGTTACTGGAACAGAAATGACTACCTGCGGCGCTACTACGCGCGACGCGACAATGACGGAGCCGATGTACTTAAAGGCGCACTCGTCGGAGCAGCCGTGGTTGGCATAATCGCAGCGGTTACTGACGACGACTAAAGCCATCTTCTTAGGAGTAGAACCATGCATTTCATTTCCGCACTTCCGAAGCTTGGCCTGTCTTTGGCCGTAGCGGCGGGCATGACCTGTTCAGCTGCTGCCCAACAGCAGCAGGCCCCGCTATCGGCGCAGGATTCCGATCCACGTGTGATGGGGTGGATGCAGGGTTCACCTCCGCCGCCGGACAAGATCATAACGCAGCCGGACTCGGTCTACTTCAGCTTTCCAAGGTTGCGCTGGTCGGTGTGCCATTTGCGCGAGTTTCTGCCGACCGAGGAAATCAGCCGTGGGCTCGATGCGCCTACGTCGCTGCCTTACCTTGCGCCGGCTGAATTCGCGGATGCACGTCAGGCAATCGATGCGCTGACATTCATGCCCATGAACAGTTCGGAACCGATGACCTGGGAGGAATCGCTATACGCGAACTACACCGACGGCATGTTGATCATGCACAAAGGCAAGGTCGTCTACGAGCGGTATTTCGGTTGCTTGAAGGAAGACGGCAAGCACGCAGCCATGTCGATGACAAAGTCAGTAACAGGCCTGTTGGCGCAGATACTGGTTACCGAAGGAAAGCTCGACGAAACCAAGCTTGTGCGCGACATCATTCCCGAAATCGGCAGTTCTGCCTTCGCGTCTGCAACCGTGCGGGAAGTCATGGATATGACCACGGGGGTCAAATATTCCGAGAACTACGCCGATCCCAATGCCGACATCTGGGTATATTCTCGCGCGGCAAGCCCGCTTCCAAAACCCGAAGGTTATTCAGGACCTGACGGTTACTGGGAGTATCTCCAGCAGGTCCAGCCTGAAGGACGGCACGGAGATGAATTTCACTACAAGACGATCAATTCCGACATGTTGGGCTGGATCATCACCCGCGTTACCGGCAAGTCAGTGACCGAGCTGGCCTCAGAACGCTTTTGGAAGCCGATGGGGGCTGAACAGTCGGCCTATCAAACCGTAGATGGCAAAGGCGTGCCTTTCGCCGGTGGCGGCCTGACTGCTGGACTTCGCGATCTTGGGCGGCTTGGCCAGTTGATGCTCAATGAAGGTGTTATCAACGGCGAAAGGCTGTTCCCGGCGGACGTAGCGAAACGCATTCGGCAAGGTGGGGATCAATCTAAGTTTGCAGGTTTTCCGACGATAGCAAACGGCAGTTATACCAGCCAATGGTGGGTCTTCCATAATGAGCACGGAGCCTATGCTGCTCGCGGGGTTCATGGGCAAACGATTTACGTCGATCCGACAGCAGAGATGGTTCTGGTCAGGTTCGCGTCTTTCCCTACTGCTGCAAACGGACGCATCGATCCGACTTCGCTGCCTGCCTACCAGGCAGTTGCGGAATACTTGATGTCGAAGGAGTAGACCTTGATCGATCATTTCAGCGCATCGAGTAAGATACGGTCCCTCTTCTTAATCTTGTTGACACCTCTCGTGCTCGCTCAGGCCAGCCCGAGCGCGGCACAGGATGCACAGGAAACGAATGCTGCGACCGCCGATGAAGTTTCACCTGCTGAGGAAGCCACATCTATCGAAGACGCAGCCGATGGTCGAGTTACTTCACCGCAGATTTCGACTGCGGAACTGTCGCACCTTTTGGTGCCGCTCACGAAAAGCGAGCTGGAAGACGTAAGCCGCACCTGGTTTGATACGGTAAGATCGAAAACGCGCGAGATTGCCGAATTGCAGGCCGAGCGAGCTCGCAACCCTCAAGAAGGTGACGATCCCAGAATCGCAAGGATTGTCGAGCTTGTTGAGGAGCGAGCCCGGCTTCTGGAGAGGTTTACCCTCGCTCTGGAGTCGCTAGAGCGAAAGGGCGGTGACGAAGCCTTGGTTGCGGAGCTCAAGGCCTATCGGAGCAGCATTCTCTACGAGGAAACAGCCCTTGCCAGCACACGGGCACTTGTCGGCTCATTCTTTGTCTGGCTGGGGCGCAGGGATGGAGGATTAGCGGTCCTA
The Altererythrobacter ishigakiensis genome window above contains:
- a CDS encoding helix-turn-helix domain-containing protein, which encodes MKFAAENFGKIWPVHVDGFIRLLSSLRAAFDGDLDSVLILAVVGSAVLPRHKMPTDITYKQFLAGEARRELTTPLNTHSIAQITGIPRETVRRKISRLQAKGWVVRNSDGHWSVGDDARRDLEPMTDHSLEYLSTLAEVIRRTG
- a CDS encoding alginate export family protein, producing MSSAAMALMCSGTAIAQDASPEQQAGPEEVEFRFTLEGGINAVAEENLFWNLAETFAPTADFNSDTQWIEAYMKPGVEMTSYISEGTRVYGGASFVASMTTGQDGLGQGDTGRVTIEEAFLGVKTGSKETGELDISIGAQELKLGTGMQIANGASNGFERGAVKLGPRKAWEQTAIAKLTIDRLTARAFFIDPNELSSNNTKTEMAGGDIRFDWDQNFAGLSYVNVLQSGAPYPQAGAGGLGPPVFLDGGRDGLNSLSFYGRVHPLKEAMPGFYVALDGAHQWNSRIDLDAWAGRVQVGHVWNNKPWRPEVFYTYQTFSGDDPNTPELERFDPLNYEGSPASWATGSKSALVFINSNVQSHQLTFKLMPSRQDFVTLRTAHIRVNELRSPIQFGQATRLDLTEDLGSVVAGVTDPHLSDDVFLEYTRVLTPNIFLTGGFSVSFPGDGIKNAVGGSAPAWTGGFVNIVVNY
- a CDS encoding serine hydrolase domain-containing protein, producing MHFISALPKLGLSLAVAAGMTCSAAAQQQQAPLSAQDSDPRVMGWMQGSPPPPDKIITQPDSVYFSFPRLRWSVCHLREFLPTEEISRGLDAPTSLPYLAPAEFADARQAIDALTFMPMNSSEPMTWEESLYANYTDGMLIMHKGKVVYERYFGCLKEDGKHAAMSMTKSVTGLLAQILVTEGKLDETKLVRDIIPEIGSSAFASATVREVMDMTTGVKYSENYADPNADIWVYSRAASPLPKPEGYSGPDGYWEYLQQVQPEGRHGDEFHYKTINSDMLGWIITRVTGKSVTELASERFWKPMGAEQSAYQTVDGKGVPFAGGGLTAGLRDLGRLGQLMLNEGVINGERLFPADVAKRIRQGGDQSKFAGFPTIANGSYTSQWWVFHNEHGAYAARGVHGQTIYVDPTAEMVLVRFASFPTAANGRIDPTSLPAYQAVAEYLMSKE